One Helianthus annuus cultivar XRQ/B chromosome 12, HanXRQr2.0-SUNRISE, whole genome shotgun sequence genomic region harbors:
- the LOC110892642 gene encoding uncharacterized protein LOC110892642 produces the protein MERFVKESMNIKDVPEVMKISSFINGLKHAQLCEKLGEEFPHSFDNLMDRVRAFVRGKDTVSKAKETDVTPRRVTQAAKLPDKGTPYSRKPVFDRMLHDKTRPPYSPYRPGGRGPPPYSNSFTPLTKTPSEILATERVKNSFPRPPPIKPGPKAQPNEYCDFHKGFGHKTDDCMYLKREIEAAVKTGRLAHLVKEIKEGGGDRKGRDAREPGRADVDMIRRRNEFDTTRSVKARILGSPDCMKAPILMPHLEESEVQRLPLNISAIIAGHKVSQIHVDGGSGVEVIYEHCFLRFDRDVRDRLEEDSIPLVGFNNSVSHPLGKIRLPFTVGVGDRVRTINLTFTVVRAPSKYNAILGRPGIGYLQAQASTPHGALVFQTPKGLAWVKSAYEVISSVSKEEAPEKPQKKGVEEWVLCDRFPEQTIKVGSHLSDKCKSALK, from the coding sequence ATGGAGAGATTCGTCAAGGAAAGCATGAACATCAAAGACGTCCCGGAGGTCATGAAGATCAGCAGTTTCATAAACGGGTTGAAGCATGCACAGCTGTGTGAGAAACTGGGGGAGGAGTTCCCCCACTCATTTGACAACCTTATGGACAGAGTCAGAGCCTTTGTCAGGGGGAAAGATACAGTCAGCAAAGCTAAGGAGACGGATGTCACACCTCGGAGGGTCACCCAAGCCGCAAAGCTCCCCGACAAAGGTACACCTTACTCCCGAAAGCCTGTTTTTGATAGAATGTTGCATGACAAAACGAGGCCCCCATACTCCCCGTATAGACCTGGAGGGAGGGGTCCCCCTCCTTACTCCAATAGCTTCACCCCCCTCACCAAGACCCCAAGTGAGATACTGGCCACCGAGAGGGTAAAGAACTCCTTCCCAAGGCCACCACCCATAAAACCCGGGCCGAAGGCACAACCAAACGAGTATTGTGATTTTCATAAAGGTTTTGGGCACAAAACCGATGACTGTATGTATCTGAAAAGAGAGATAGAGGCCGCAGTAAAAACAGGAAGGCTGGCCCACTTGGTCAAGGAAATCAAGGAGGGGGGAGGGGATCGCAAGGGAAGAGATGCAAGGGAGCCGGGGAGGGCAGATGTTGATATGATTAGAAGGAGGAACGAGTTCGATACCACCCGGAGTGTAAAGGCCAGGATCCTAGGCTCCCCAGACTGCATGAAGGCTCCCATCCTCATGCCACACCTGGAAGAAAGTGAAGTGCAACGACTACCCCTAAATATCTCGGCCATAATAGCTGGCCACAAGGTATCCCAAATACATGTGGATGGGGGGTCCGGCGTCGAAGTGATATATGAGCATTGTTTCCTAAGATTCGACAGAGATGTAAGAGATCGGCTGGAAGAAGACTCTATCCCCTTGGTGGGGTTCAACAACAGTGTATCACACCCCCTGGGAAAGATCAGGCTCCCATTCACAGTTGGAGTAGGGGACCGGGTCCGAACGATAAACCTAACCTTCACAGTGGTCCGGGCACCCTCAAAGTACAACGCGATTTTAGGAAGACCTGGGATTGGGTACTTACAGGCACAGGCATCCACCCCTCACGGAGCTCTAGTATTTCAGACACCGAAGGGCTTAGCCTGGGTTAAATCCGCTTACGAAGTAATTTCTTCTGTATCCAAAGAGGAAGCACCTGAGAAACCCCAGAAAAAGGGAGTAGAAGAGTGGGTCCTTTGCGACAGGTTCCCAGAACAAACGATCAAAGTGGGAAGCCACTTAAGTGACAAATGCAAGAGTGCCCTGAAGTAG